In the genome of Segatella copri, one region contains:
- the lpxK gene encoding tetraacyldisaccharide 4'-kinase → MRTEGDLIKINDWLLPLSWIYGGIVRFRNWLFDIGLKKSRAFSIPVISVGNITVGGSGKTPHVEYLIRLLHDKGKIAVLSRGYKRKSHGYVLADENTEMPEIGDEPFQMHKKFPDIYVAVDAKRVRGINNLQCDEATKDVDVVLLDDAFQHRYVKPGINILLVDYHRLIIYDKMLPAGRLREPLSGKNRADIVIITKCPKDLKPMEFRVLTKAMNLYPFQKLYFTCIDYDTPKGVFTEELLPTQKIETTEEEEIIDPNLAGLKDYHVLLLTGIASPKQMEHDLKPMVKDMQSLSFGDHHHFKSKDIDRINETFEAMPQPRIIITTEKDAVRLRDSEGLYESVKKSMYELPIKVSFMLDQQNNFNEKIISYVRKNSRNSILAKRKDDHKSEDCHHSGNRPRTISFRNN, encoded by the coding sequence ATGAGAACAGAAGGCGATCTTATCAAGATCAACGATTGGCTGCTACCACTCAGTTGGATATATGGTGGCATCGTGAGATTCCGCAACTGGCTCTTCGATATCGGATTGAAGAAAAGCCGGGCTTTCTCTATCCCCGTCATCTCGGTGGGCAATATCACCGTGGGCGGATCAGGAAAGACTCCGCATGTGGAGTATCTCATCAGATTATTACACGACAAGGGAAAAATTGCCGTGCTTTCTCGTGGCTACAAACGCAAGAGCCACGGCTATGTACTTGCCGACGAAAATACGGAAATGCCGGAGATTGGCGACGAGCCATTCCAGATGCACAAGAAATTCCCCGACATCTATGTGGCAGTAGATGCAAAAAGAGTAAGAGGTATCAACAACCTGCAGTGTGATGAAGCTACCAAAGACGTGGATGTGGTATTGCTCGATGACGCTTTCCAGCATCGCTACGTAAAACCGGGCATCAACATCCTGCTGGTAGATTACCACCGACTCATCATCTACGACAAGATGCTTCCGGCAGGAAGACTGCGCGAGCCTCTGAGCGGAAAGAACCGAGCCGACATCGTCATCATCACGAAATGTCCAAAGGATCTGAAGCCGATGGAATTCCGTGTGCTCACCAAGGCGATGAATCTCTACCCTTTCCAGAAACTCTACTTCACGTGCATTGACTACGATACACCTAAGGGAGTTTTTACGGAAGAACTGCTGCCTACCCAGAAAATCGAGACTACGGAAGAGGAAGAAATCATCGACCCGAATCTGGCAGGATTGAAAGATTATCACGTACTTCTCCTGACGGGCATTGCATCGCCTAAGCAGATGGAGCACGATCTCAAGCCGATGGTCAAGGATATGCAGTCACTCTCCTTCGGCGATCACCATCACTTCAAGAGCAAGGACATCGATCGCATCAACGAAACCTTCGAGGCAATGCCTCAACCTCGCATCATCATCACTACAGAAAAGGATGCCGTGAGACTGAGAGACTCTGAAGGACTCTACGAGAGTGTGAAAAAGAGCATGTACGAACTGCCTATCAAGGTAAGCTTCATGCTTGATCAACAAAATAACTTTAACGAAAAAATTATTAGCTATGTACGA
- the sppA gene encoding signal peptide peptidase SppA — protein sequence MKQFFKNVAATIIGIFASGIIMMILGFICLMGMVLNGSSKPSLADNSVMVLKLQGQIDDRAEDNWLGQLTGDDKFNNLGMNNILSAIKKAKTEDKIKGIYLETGDLATDYATLQEIREALDDFKKSGKWIIAYGDSYSQGAYYLASIANKVYVNPEGHIDWHGIASQSQYIKDVAAKFGVHFTVVKVGKYKSFTETYTEDKMSDANREQVTRYIGGLWKKVLADVSQSRGIDKDSLNHYADGLMVFDDTRQLKSRKMVDGFCYYDEIKNVVKKQLGLKEDEKIRQASMNDVNATIDDSSLMGEQIAVYYCQGSIVSTAIPSIYGNEQQIVSTDVIKDLEDLGNDESVKAVVLRINSGGGDAYASEQIWRAVSQLNKKKPVVVSMGGMAASGAYYMSMGASYIMAQPTTLTGSIGIFGALPDFSELMTKKLGFKYDEVKTNRNSGYTGAGYSRPWSADELANLQAYVNRGYALFRQRVADGRKMKVDEVEKIAQGRVWLGTDAKNIKLIDGFGSLNDAVAKAAQLAKVSDYGMVEYPLPEDWTTLLLKEVSDNSGNYLDEQLRLTLGDLYKPFMLIRNMKEKEPVQAAMPFVLNIQ from the coding sequence ATGAAGCAGTTTTTCAAAAATGTAGCAGCTACCATCATTGGTATTTTCGCCTCAGGAATCATCATGATGATCCTAGGATTCATCTGTCTGATGGGCATGGTGCTCAATGGCAGCAGCAAGCCTTCATTGGCTGACAACTCTGTGATGGTACTGAAACTGCAAGGTCAAATCGACGATAGAGCAGAAGACAACTGGTTGGGACAACTTACCGGCGACGACAAGTTCAACAACCTGGGTATGAACAATATTCTCTCAGCCATCAAAAAGGCTAAGACCGAAGATAAGATAAAGGGCATCTACCTGGAAACAGGTGATCTTGCCACTGATTACGCCACTCTACAGGAGATACGTGAAGCATTGGACGACTTCAAGAAGAGCGGCAAGTGGATCATCGCCTATGGAGACAGCTACTCACAGGGCGCCTACTACCTCGCTTCCATCGCCAACAAGGTGTATGTAAACCCAGAGGGACATATCGACTGGCATGGCATCGCTTCACAGTCACAATATATAAAAGATGTGGCAGCCAAGTTTGGCGTTCACTTCACCGTGGTAAAGGTGGGCAAATACAAGAGTTTCACCGAAACATATACCGAGGATAAGATGAGCGACGCCAACCGTGAGCAGGTAACCCGATACATCGGTGGACTCTGGAAGAAAGTACTCGCCGATGTAAGCCAGAGCCGTGGCATCGACAAGGATTCCCTGAATCACTATGCCGACGGACTGATGGTGTTTGACGATACCAGACAGCTGAAATCACGCAAGATGGTGGATGGATTCTGCTATTATGACGAGATTAAAAATGTGGTGAAGAAACAGCTCGGACTGAAAGAAGACGAGAAGATTCGCCAGGCATCTATGAATGATGTGAACGCAACTATCGACGATAGTAGTCTGATGGGCGAACAGATTGCCGTTTATTACTGCCAGGGAAGCATCGTAAGCACGGCTATTCCTAGCATCTACGGCAACGAACAGCAGATTGTGAGCACCGATGTCATCAAAGACCTGGAGGATTTGGGTAATGACGAGAGCGTGAAGGCAGTGGTTCTCCGCATCAATTCGGGTGGTGGAGATGCTTATGCTTCCGAACAGATTTGGCGTGCCGTAAGTCAGCTCAACAAGAAAAAGCCAGTTGTTGTTTCCATGGGAGGCATGGCTGCATCAGGCGCTTACTATATGAGCATGGGAGCCAGCTACATCATGGCACAGCCTACCACCCTGACGGGAAGCATCGGTATCTTTGGTGCCCTGCCAGACTTCAGCGAACTGATGACCAAGAAGTTGGGCTTCAAGTATGATGAAGTAAAGACCAACCGCAACAGCGGCTATACAGGAGCCGGATATTCCCGTCCTTGGAGTGCCGACGAACTTGCCAACCTGCAAGCCTACGTAAACCGTGGTTATGCCCTCTTCCGCCAACGTGTTGCTGATGGCAGAAAGATGAAGGTGGACGAAGTGGAGAAGATTGCGCAGGGACGCGTCTGGCTGGGAACAGATGCCAAGAACATCAAGCTGATTGATGGCTTCGGCAGTTTGAACGACGCAGTAGCCAAGGCAGCCCAACTAGCTAAGGTATCAGACTATGGCATGGTGGAATATCCTTTACCGGAAGATTGGACCACCCTGTTGCTGAAAGAAGTTTCAGACAATAGCGGCAACTATCTCGACGAGCAGTTGCGCCTTACATTGGGCGACCTCTACAAACCATTCATGCTGATTCGCAACATGAAGGAAAAGGAACCAGTACAGGCAGCCATGCCATTCGTACTGAACATCCAATAA
- the axeA1 gene encoding acetylxylan esterase AxeA1 — translation MKRFLALSLVACASLTMFAQSTARKFVLKNSADGKSELTCYLPQNPSGRAVVDCPGGGYSHLAMEHEGHQWAEYFNKQGIAYFVLKYRMPNGDRNIPLGDAYQAMRTVRDSAAVWHINKEDVGIMGFSAGGHLASSVSTHAEYDVRPNFSILFYPVISMDERITHKGSCVNFLGEERKTNPQLVKEWSNDKAVRRHLTPRAIILMSSDDEVVPPVTNGVAYYSAMRNEGNECTMHVYPTCGHGWGFRDAAHGFPYHEQMLNDLTCWLNGFKAPKEDAIRVACIGNSITDGFGIGMAPVKGYPAQLQKKLGDGYEVKNFGVSARTMMNKGDLPYMNELAWRDAKAFNPSVVIIKLGTNDTKTHNWTKGAEEYKQSMQAMIDTLKALPSKPKIYLCSPIPALKDSWTINDSVIVNGEMPVIQKLAKKNKCSFVDLHTAFTFADMMQRDGIHPTAKGAGKIADIIYTALTTPEKELKAAAKKSAKKKGAKKK, via the coding sequence ATGAAAAGATTTTTAGCTTTGTCATTGGTGGCTTGTGCCTCCTTGACGATGTTTGCGCAATCAACAGCGCGCAAATTCGTACTTAAGAATAGTGCGGATGGTAAGAGTGAACTCACCTGCTATCTGCCACAGAATCCTAGCGGTCGTGCTGTGGTAGACTGTCCTGGAGGCGGATATTCTCATCTCGCCATGGAACATGAGGGACATCAGTGGGCTGAATATTTCAACAAGCAGGGCATTGCCTACTTCGTTCTGAAGTATCGCATGCCGAATGGCGACCGCAATATTCCGCTCGGTGATGCCTATCAGGCGATGCGTACCGTGAGAGACAGTGCTGCTGTATGGCATATTAATAAGGAGGATGTGGGTATTATGGGCTTCTCGGCTGGCGGCCATCTGGCTTCTTCGGTGAGTACCCATGCAGAATATGATGTTCGTCCTAACTTCTCCATCCTCTTCTATCCTGTGATTTCGATGGATGAGCGCATTACCCATAAGGGCTCCTGCGTCAACTTCCTGGGTGAGGAACGCAAGACCAATCCTCAGCTGGTGAAGGAATGGTCTAACGACAAGGCTGTCCGTCGCCATCTTACTCCTCGTGCCATCATCCTGATGTCGAGTGATGATGAGGTGGTTCCACCGGTAACCAATGGTGTGGCTTATTATTCTGCGATGAGAAACGAGGGCAACGAGTGCACCATGCATGTTTATCCAACCTGCGGTCATGGCTGGGGCTTCCGTGATGCTGCCCATGGATTTCCTTATCATGAGCAGATGCTGAATGACCTTACCTGTTGGCTCAACGGTTTCAAGGCTCCAAAGGAGGATGCCATCCGTGTGGCTTGCATTGGTAATTCCATCACTGATGGCTTTGGCATAGGAATGGCTCCGGTTAAAGGATATCCTGCTCAGTTGCAGAAAAAGTTGGGTGATGGCTATGAAGTGAAGAACTTTGGTGTCTCTGCCCGTACAATGATGAACAAGGGCGATCTGCCTTATATGAACGAGTTGGCTTGGAGAGATGCCAAGGCTTTCAATCCTAGCGTGGTTATCATCAAGTTGGGAACCAACGATACCAAGACCCATAACTGGACGAAGGGGGCAGAGGAATATAAGCAGAGCATGCAGGCGATGATTGATACCTTGAAGGCGTTGCCAAGCAAGCCGAAGATTTATCTCTGTTCTCCGATTCCTGCCTTGAAGGATTCCTGGACCATCAATGACAGTGTCATCGTAAATGGAGAAATGCCTGTCATCCAGAAGCTTGCCAAGAAGAATAAGTGCAGTTTCGTGGATTTGCATACCGCTTTCACTTTTGCAGACATGATGCAGCGTGATGGCATTCATCCTACAGCCAAGGGTGCCGGTAAGATTGCAGATATTATCTACACGGCATTGACTACTCCAGAGAAGGAGTTGAAGGCAGCAGCCAAGAAGTCTGCCAAGAAAAAAGGTGCTAAAAAAAAGTAA
- the groES gene encoding co-chaperone GroES, producing the protein MNIKPLADRVLVLPAPAEEKVGGIIIPDTAKEKPQRGKVVATGKGTKDEEMILKEGDTVLYGKYAGTELEFDGTKYMMMRQSDVLAVVEE; encoded by the coding sequence ATGAATATTAAACCATTAGCAGACAGAGTGCTGGTACTTCCTGCACCAGCTGAAGAAAAAGTAGGTGGAATCATTATCCCTGATACAGCCAAGGAGAAGCCACAGCGCGGTAAGGTAGTTGCTACCGGCAAGGGTACCAAGGATGAGGAGATGATTCTCAAGGAAGGTGATACTGTTCTCTACGGTAAGTATGCTGGTACTGAACTTGAGTTTGATGGTACTAAGTATATGATGATGCGTCAGAGCGACGTACTCGCTGTAGTGGAGGAGTAA
- the groL gene encoding chaperonin GroEL (60 kDa chaperone family; promotes refolding of misfolded polypeptides especially under stressful conditions; forms two stacked rings of heptamers to form a barrel-shaped 14mer; ends can be capped by GroES; misfolded proteins enter the barrel where they are refolded when GroES binds), producing MAKDIKYNMDARDLLKKGVDQLANAVKVTLGPKGRNVVIEKKFGAPQITKDGVTVAKEVELENKFENTGAQLVKSVASKTGDDAGDGTTTATILTQAIVTEGLKNVTAGANPMDLKRGIDKAVAAVVAFIKDHAEQVDDNYDKIEQVATVSANNDAEIGKLLADAMRKVSKDGVITIEESKSRDTNIGVVEGMQFDRGYLSGYFMTDADKMECVMDNPYILLYDKKISNLKEFLPILQPAAESGRPLLVIAEDVDSEALTTLVVNRLRGGLKICAVKAPGFGDRRKAMLEDIAVLTGGVVISEEKGLKLEQATLDMLGSADKVTVNKDNTTIVNGHGEKANIQDRVAQIKNEIENTKSSYDKEKLQERLAKLAGGVAVLYVGANSEVEMKEKKDRVDDALCATRAAIEEGIVAGGGTTYIRALEALKDMKGDNADETTGIRIVERAIEEPLRQIVANAGGEGSVVVNKVREGEGDFGYNARKDVYEDMRQAGIVDPAKVERVALENAASIAGLFLTTECVLVDKPEPAPAAPAAAPGMGGMM from the coding sequence ATGGCTAAGGATATTAAATATAATATGGATGCCCGCGACCTCTTGAAGAAGGGTGTTGATCAGTTGGCAAATGCAGTAAAGGTAACTCTCGGTCCTAAGGGCCGTAACGTGGTAATCGAAAAGAAGTTTGGTGCTCCTCAGATTACTAAAGATGGTGTTACCGTGGCTAAGGAAGTAGAGTTGGAGAATAAGTTTGAGAACACTGGTGCTCAGCTCGTAAAGAGCGTTGCCAGCAAGACTGGTGATGATGCCGGTGATGGTACTACAACTGCTACTATCCTGACTCAGGCTATCGTAACAGAGGGCTTGAAGAACGTTACTGCAGGTGCTAACCCAATGGACTTGAAGCGTGGTATCGACAAGGCTGTAGCTGCTGTCGTTGCCTTCATCAAGGATCATGCTGAGCAGGTAGACGACAACTATGATAAGATTGAGCAGGTGGCTACTGTTTCTGCCAACAACGATGCAGAGATTGGTAAGCTCTTGGCTGACGCTATGCGCAAGGTTTCTAAGGATGGTGTCATCACTATCGAGGAGAGTAAGAGCCGTGATACCAACATCGGTGTTGTTGAGGGTATGCAGTTTGACCGTGGTTACCTGAGCGGTTACTTCATGACAGACGCAGACAAGATGGAGTGTGTAATGGATAATCCATACATCCTTCTTTACGATAAGAAGATTTCTAACTTGAAGGAGTTCTTGCCAATCCTGCAGCCTGCTGCAGAGAGCGGTCGTCCATTGTTGGTTATCGCTGAGGACGTAGATTCTGAGGCTTTGACTACATTGGTAGTTAACCGTTTGCGTGGCGGTTTGAAGATCTGTGCTGTAAAGGCTCCAGGCTTCGGCGACCGTCGCAAGGCTATGTTGGAGGATATCGCAGTGTTGACTGGCGGTGTTGTTATTTCTGAGGAGAAGGGCTTGAAGTTGGAGCAGGCTACTTTGGATATGCTGGGTTCTGCAGACAAGGTAACTGTTAACAAGGACAATACAACTATCGTTAATGGTCATGGAGAGAAGGCTAATATCCAGGATCGCGTTGCTCAGATCAAGAACGAGATTGAGAATACCAAGTCTTCATACGACAAGGAGAAACTTCAGGAGCGTTTGGCTAAGCTTGCCGGTGGTGTAGCTGTCCTCTATGTAGGTGCCAACTCTGAGGTTGAGATGAAGGAGAAGAAGGATCGTGTTGACGATGCACTCTGCGCTACCCGTGCAGCTATCGAGGAAGGTATCGTAGCTGGTGGTGGTACCACTTATATCCGTGCTCTTGAGGCATTGAAGGATATGAAGGGTGACAATGCTGATGAGACAACAGGTATCCGCATTGTAGAGCGTGCCATCGAGGAGCCTTTACGCCAGATTGTTGCCAATGCTGGTGGCGAGGGATCTGTAGTTGTTAATAAGGTACGCGAGGGCGAGGGTGACTTCGGTTACAATGCCCGCAAGGATGTTTACGAGGATATGCGCCAGGCTGGTATCGTAGACCCTGCCAAGGTAGAGCGTGTAGCTTTGGAGAACGCTGCTTCTATCGCAGGCTTGTTCCTGACTACAGAGTGCGTATTGGTTGATAAACCAGAGCCAGCTCCTGCAGCGCCAGCTGCTGCTCCAGGCATGGGCGGCATGATGTAA
- a CDS encoding transporter: protein MNNIDWKKALVFLIVIGGLIYITKAELGMTNTNSFLTTLGVLLILFIGDNFAQKIDDDRKRRKLNKDGKAD, encoded by the coding sequence ATGAATAATATTGATTGGAAAAAAGCTTTGGTCTTTCTGATAGTTATAGGAGGACTGATTTATATAACAAAGGCTGAGTTGGGAATGACTAATACAAACTCATTCTTAACTACGCTAGGTGTGCTGTTGATTCTATTTATCGGTGACAACTTTGCACAGAAAATAGATGATGACAGAAAACGTCGTAAATTGAATAAGGATGGAAAAGCTGATTAA
- a CDS encoding phosphotransferase — translation MEKLINLYKQWAGEEPVEVIRLAGQGSNRQYFRIIKQDGDTVIGVIGTSRDEDHAFIYLANHFNLRQLPVPKVLAVSEDQLCYIQTDLGGTSLFDAIKGGREAGGRYNQKEKELLKKTIRELPDIQLRGARGLEWENCYPQPEFDVDSVLFDLNYFKYCFLKPTDLDFHELKLEANFRLFAKDLTSEKMDCFLYRDFQARNVMLDADGNPFFIDFQGGRKGPFYYDLASFLWQASAKYPFKLRRELVWEYYQSLKNYTEVPSIRHFVNRLSLFVLFRTLQVLGAYGFRGYFERKKHFLESIPAAIQNLRDLLKMGEKVFPYPYMMDMLRRLTELPQFKRIESVAVTRADGFRITDNNIYRAHPQDGPATYSKYDGKGPLVVRVFSFSFKKGIPEDPSGNGGGYVFDCRSTHNPGRYEPYKKLTGLDEPVIRFLEDDGEILQFLEHVYALADHHVNRYIQRGFTSLMFCFGCTGGQHRSVYSAQHLAEHIHEKFGVEVRICHREQEIEQVLPAKQ, via the coding sequence ATGGAAAAGCTGATTAATCTTTATAAGCAATGGGCTGGTGAGGAACCTGTCGAAGTCATCAGATTGGCTGGGCAGGGAAGCAACCGCCAGTATTTCCGCATCATCAAGCAGGATGGTGATACCGTGATAGGTGTCATCGGAACGAGCCGTGATGAGGATCATGCGTTCATTTATCTGGCTAATCATTTCAATCTTCGTCAGTTGCCGGTGCCTAAGGTTTTGGCGGTGAGTGAGGATCAGCTCTGCTATATCCAGACCGATCTGGGCGGTACATCCCTCTTTGATGCCATCAAAGGTGGACGGGAAGCTGGTGGCAGATATAACCAGAAGGAGAAGGAACTCCTGAAGAAAACCATTCGTGAGTTGCCTGACATCCAATTGCGTGGCGCTCGTGGCCTGGAGTGGGAAAACTGTTATCCGCAGCCGGAGTTCGATGTGGATAGTGTACTCTTCGATCTCAACTACTTCAAGTATTGTTTTTTGAAGCCTACCGATCTGGATTTCCACGAGCTGAAACTGGAGGCAAACTTCCGTCTGTTTGCGAAGGACCTGACATCCGAAAAGATGGACTGCTTCCTCTATCGCGACTTCCAGGCACGCAATGTGATGCTCGATGCTGATGGCAATCCGTTCTTCATCGATTTCCAGGGAGGCAGAAAGGGACCGTTCTACTACGACCTGGCTTCTTTCCTCTGGCAGGCTTCGGCAAAGTATCCGTTCAAGTTGCGCCGTGAACTGGTTTGGGAGTACTATCAGTCGTTGAAAAACTATACAGAAGTGCCATCTATCCGCCATTTCGTGAATCGGTTGAGTCTGTTTGTGCTCTTCCGTACCCTGCAAGTGTTGGGTGCCTACGGATTCCGTGGCTATTTTGAGCGCAAGAAGCATTTCCTGGAAAGTATTCCGGCTGCCATTCAGAACCTGCGCGATTTGCTGAAGATGGGCGAGAAGGTGTTCCCGTATCCTTATATGATGGATATGCTGCGCCGACTCACCGAGTTGCCGCAGTTCAAGCGTATTGAGAGCGTGGCTGTTACCCGTGCTGATGGTTTTAGGATTACGGATAACAATATTTATCGGGCACATCCGCAGGATGGTCCTGCCACTTATTCCAAGTATGACGGCAAGGGTCCTCTGGTGGTGCGAGTGTTCAGTTTCTCCTTCAAGAAGGGAATTCCGGAGGATCCATCAGGAAATGGAGGTGGTTATGTGTTTGATTGCAGAAGCACCCACAATCCTGGAAGGTATGAGCCTTATAAGAAGTTGACCGGTTTGGATGAGCCTGTCATCCGATTCCTGGAGGATGATGGCGAGATACTGCAGTTCCTGGAACATGTCTATGCGTTGGCTGATCATCATGTAAACCGATATATCCAGCGCGGATTCACCTCGCTGATGTTCTGTTTCGGTTGCACCGGCGGTCAGCATCGCAGTGTCTATTCAGCCCAGCATCTGGCAGAGCACATTCACGAAAAGTTTGGCGTGGAGGTGCGAATTTGCCACCGTGAGCAAGAGATTGAGCAGGTTTTGCCTGCAAAACAATAA
- a CDS encoding nucleotidyltransferase family protein, protein MMQAMIFAAGLGTRLKPLTDRIPKALVSVGGEPLLKRVIFQLKDAGFTRIVVNVHHFSQQIIDYLRENDNFGMDIRISDESDKLLETGGGIRKAWPLFESSEPILIHNVDILSNVDLKKFYQMESQDMIAARLMVSERKTKRYLLFDDSMRLVGWTNIETGEVKSPYPNLNPKDYKMYAFSGIHMVAPSLFPLMEEEPDKFPIMDFYLKHCDKVRIEGYVKNDLKLMDVGKQETLKEAEAFLKSLVDSL, encoded by the coding sequence ATGATGCAAGCAATGATATTCGCAGCAGGTTTGGGCACTCGCCTTAAGCCACTTACCGATCGCATTCCGAAGGCTTTGGTAAGTGTCGGAGGAGAACCTTTGCTCAAACGTGTCATCTTTCAGTTGAAGGATGCAGGTTTCACTCGCATTGTAGTGAACGTGCATCATTTCTCCCAGCAAATCATCGATTATCTTCGAGAGAACGATAACTTCGGCATGGACATCCGCATCAGCGACGAAAGCGACAAGCTTCTCGAAACGGGTGGAGGAATCAGGAAGGCATGGCCGCTCTTTGAATCTTCGGAGCCTATCCTCATCCACAATGTTGATATATTAAGTAACGTGGACCTGAAGAAGTTCTACCAGATGGAGAGCCAGGATATGATAGCTGCCCGACTGATGGTGAGTGAGCGCAAGACCAAACGTTATCTCCTCTTCGATGACAGCATGCGACTGGTGGGATGGACGAATATTGAGACGGGCGAGGTGAAGAGTCCTTATCCGAACCTCAATCCCAAAGATTATAAGATGTATGCTTTCTCGGGCATTCACATGGTAGCCCCATCGCTCTTCCCGCTGATGGAGGAGGAGCCAGATAAGTTCCCTATCATGGACTTCTATCTGAAGCATTGCGACAAGGTGCGCATAGAGGGATATGTAAAGAACGACCTCAAGCTGATGGATGTGGGAAAGCAGGAGACGCTGAAAGAGGCGGAAGCATTCCTAAAATCGTTAGTTGATAGTTTATAG
- the guaA gene encoding glutamine-hydrolyzing GMP synthase: MQQKIIILDFGSQTTQLIGRRVRELDTFCEIMPYNKFPKDDPSVIGVILSGSPYSVHDPEAFKVDLSQFIGRIPVLGICYGAQFLSYAQGGKVEAADSREYGRANLEQFDKENPLFKGFIENSQVWMSHGDTITAIPEDYKCIASTANVKYAAYASTKQPVWAVQFHPEVFHSLQGTQLLKNFVVDICGSKQDWSADSFVETTVAELKEQLGDDKVILGLSGGVDSSVAAVLLNKAIGKNLTCIFVDHGMLRKNEFRDVMEDYKCLGLNVIGVDASEKFFADLAGVTDPEEKRKIIGRDFVEVFNAEAKKQTGAKWLAQGTIYPDRIESLNITGKVIKSHHNVGGLPKEMNLQLCEPLKWLFKDEVRRVGRSMGMPEHLITRHPFPGPGLAVRILGDITPEKVRILQDADDIYIRGLREYKVKLSGEEARRVLAAGVPADMQNGEIEVSLYDQIWQAGTVLLSTVRSVGVMGDERTYEHPVALRAVTSTDAMTADWAHLPYDFMAKVSNEIINKVKGVNRVCYDISSKPPSTIEWE, translated from the coding sequence ATGCAACAGAAGATTATTATTTTGGATTTCGGTTCACAGACCACACAGCTGATTGGCCGTCGTGTTCGTGAGCTTGATACCTTCTGCGAGATTATGCCTTACAACAAGTTTCCAAAGGATGACCCATCTGTGATTGGTGTCATTTTGAGCGGTAGCCCTTATTCCGTTCATGATCCGGAAGCTTTCAAGGTAGATCTGAGCCAGTTTATCGGTCGCATCCCTGTGCTCGGCATCTGCTATGGTGCTCAGTTCCTCTCTTATGCTCAGGGCGGTAAGGTGGAGGCTGCTGACAGCCGTGAGTATGGTCGTGCCAACTTAGAGCAGTTCGACAAGGAGAATCCTTTGTTCAAGGGATTCATCGAGAACTCTCAGGTTTGGATGAGTCATGGTGATACCATCACTGCGATTCCAGAGGACTATAAGTGCATCGCTTCTACTGCCAATGTGAAGTATGCTGCTTATGCTTCTACCAAGCAGCCTGTATGGGCAGTTCAGTTCCACCCAGAGGTGTTCCACTCTTTGCAGGGTACACAGTTGCTGAAGAACTTCGTAGTAGATATCTGCGGTAGCAAGCAGGATTGGAGTGCTGACTCTTTCGTTGAGACTACAGTAGCAGAGTTGAAGGAACAGTTGGGTGATGACAAGGTCATCCTCGGTCTTTCTGGTGGTGTTGATTCCAGCGTAGCTGCCGTTCTCCTGAACAAGGCTATCGGCAAGAACCTTACCTGTATCTTCGTGGATCACGGTATGCTCAGAAAGAATGAGTTCCGTGATGTAATGGAGGATTACAAGTGTTTGGGTCTGAATGTTATCGGTGTTGATGCTTCAGAGAAATTCTTTGCAGACTTGGCTGGTGTTACAGATCCAGAAGAGAAGCGTAAAATTATCGGCCGCGACTTCGTTGAGGTGTTCAATGCTGAGGCTAAGAAGCAGACAGGTGCCAAGTGGTTGGCTCAGGGTACTATCTATCCAGACCGTATCGAGAGCTTGAATATCACCGGTAAGGTAATCAAGAGCCATCATAACGTAGGTGGTCTTCCAAAGGAGATGAACCTTCAGTTGTGTGAGCCATTGAAGTGGTTATTCAAGGACGAGGTTCGTCGAGTAGGTCGCTCTATGGGTATGCCTGAGCACCTGATTACCCGTCATCCATTCCCTGGTCCTGGTTTGGCAGTTCGTATCTTGGGTGATATTACTCCAGAGAAGGTACGTATCCTTCAGGATGCTGATGATATCTATATCCGTGGCTTGCGTGAGTACAAGGTGAAGCTGAGTGGTGAGGAAGCTCGCCGCGTCTTGGCTGCCGGTGTTCCTGCTGACATGCAGAATGGTGAGATTGAGGTTTCTCTCTACGATCAGATCTGGCAGGCTGGTACCGTATTGCTTTCTACTGTCCGTTCAGTAGGTGTGATGGGTGATGAGCGTACATACGAGCATCCTGTTGCATTGCGTGCCGTAACAAGTACTGATGCGATGACAGCCGACTGGGCACATCTCCCATACGACTTCATGGCTAAGGTAAGCAACGAGATTATTAATAAGGTGAAGGGTGTCAACCGCGTTTGCTATGACATCTCTTCAAAGCCACCTTCGACAATTGAGTGGGAATAG